AGCCACGcggcagaaagagagaagaagaattagagagggagggagaggggaagagagagagggagagagagagagagagagagagagagagagagagagagagagagagagagagagagagagagagagagagagagagagagagagagagagagagagagagagagagagagagagagagagcaaaacgAGAAACAAATAGGGGAGAGGAGCATACGGGAAGGAGCGAGGCAGGCTGCAATGAACAGGAAAGGGCAAGCTATGTCTTGATTAAGTGATACAGGAGAgagtgggacagagagacagagagagagagagatagctggagagagagagagagagagcaggaaaaagagaggaggagagagagcgagcacaaaacggagagagagcaggagagagaggatgcgGGAGGGGAGCACAGGCAATAAGAAAGGAGTAGGTTTGACTTCCCCCTGCACTGCAGACCGTAAAGTAATTGAAAAACTTGACATGAACCATATCGCGAGCGGGCTCCAGATTGCCGTGTCCTTGAACAAGCTCGGCCCAGCACATGTGGCACACGTTCAGCCGTAACTACAGCGAATAGTTAACAAtatggaaaaaatgaaaaagaggaAGTGAGGGGCGGGATGAGGATGAGCAATGGGGCTCTTGCTTCAAAACTGCAGCTGCTATGCTGCTGGCAAGGCTGCGGCCAATCAGGCGCAGCATTAAAAAGGCAGGCAACTACGTCACCGACCAATGACGAGAGAGGTACCGCAACGGCTGCTCCCCTTGCACTGGGCAAACCTTGTGTTTGCACTGCCTCTTATCTGTAGCACAACCGTGCCATGGCCATGGAGTCCCATGCCCAGACCGAAGCCACGTAGCTCACAGACCACAACATATGcaacaatttatatatatatatataaaaaaaataaaggttcATTTTCCATGCGTCATTAGAAAAGTGGACCAGATTTGTGTGATTAATTGTGCGTTGAACACACCCCTCGCTGGGAGACTGACGGCACAATACAACCGTTCATGGAATGCGTTCACACAGGAAGCAGAGAAGCCCCAGGAATTATGGCCGCACTGCAACATGTCAACATATTCCAACAGAGGAGAAGGATCCACCACACGAGACGACCGACCCACGTTTCACGTGTTCACACACAGggtaaacaaacagacaaagaggCAGGACAGACAGTGCGAAAGAAAGAGGAGGACTgtaaggaggaggggagaacgGGTTGGAGCAGATTCTATCGGCCCCCGTGTCTCATGGCGACAGACACAGAcggaggaggcggtggggggggggggcaagggaacaagtgtgtgtgtgctaatgtgCACAACCCAAAGGAGAACACTGCAgtatagggagggagagagagatttgagtAGAGGGGGGGTAGAATTAAACTGATACAGCCATTTGcaaaaccacaacacacacaccgagacaaagagacagagagagagagattgccaTGCTTCATCTTTTACTCCTTAATGCTTCCGCCTCCCATGGATCGATATAAAAGCAACCCCCCAGcccacctgccccccctccctcatcctccggttgtgtgtgtgaggggggggggggggggaggctctaGCCATCCTGTATTCAGATCCACACAACGGCACCCAACGCCCTTGCGAACGCACACTTTCCAAAGGCCCAGTGAGGGAGCTGCAAGACACACTGCAGGCACCGCAGAGCCATGCTTGCTAGCACAGGGCATGCTAGCACAGGGCTTGCTAGCAGCGCAATTCGTTTTACGCTTTAATCACGCTTGCATTGCGCTTGTAAGCATTACAAGCGTAACGCTTGTAAGCATTGTGCTTGCTAGTGCAATTGTTCCAGGAGACGCGTTCCCTAGAATGTTACCAGGGAGCAGAAGGGCGGGACAGCCCTCCTCCAGAATGTGAGGAGATACAGTGGGTGGGTGTACTCTTGCACTCTACAACTGGCTCAGAGTACAGAGACGGCGCTCCATGACCCTTCAACTGATCTCTCTAATGTTCTCTACTCTGCCTCTCTACTCTATTGTTGATACACCTTGGTTACCCTCGAACGAACTAAAGTAATATTTATTACGTTTTCTGCAGCTCCAGGTGTGGTAGACACAGTGCACAATGCTTCTGAATCACCAAATGTCAGTTCTATGTGAATTGAAAGAACTTAATATTGTTTCAGTTAGGACTCTGTTCTAcactttgttttattgttttccaAGACAACCTCGGAATTGTGTTATTATAGAATTATAAGAAGAGAGAAAGCTACTCCAAATACAACTATGCAACGacccaatcaaatcaaacaGGCTTCGCAGAATATACTCACTTACAAAACTAAGGTATAAAATATCTTAttaaccatatatatattttttacggtATTTCTAATACATTATTTACAGATAAgatggttttttttttaccccatTGAGGCTCACCATGAGATTAATTAGCCCTCTCTGTGAATTATTCAGCTCCAGCAGAGAGAAGCAGCAATGTAAAGGGTAAGAGGCTGTGTGTTGGACAACTGACAAGACAAATAAGTTATTTAATTATTGAAACATAAACATAGAAGGCTAATTATGGAGATTTGATTgccatgtaaaacacatgttctCTTTTGAATAAGAATAAGACATGTTAATACTAATCCAAATCCATCCATAGTTCTGGATGGACAATGCAGAGTGCGAGTGGTGGATGGCTGGCTGAAGAAGCCTCACCTGGTCCGAGTCacactgattggactctggggctgagtgaggctgcacacctgtcgtgcattgagcaatcaatgtgcacaggttattatcaccacacacacacaggaagctcTCCTGGCTGGAAGTACGGATTACCATCTCTACGAATCATTATCTTCAAACTCAACAATAAACCGGCTTCCAACGTCACCAGCCTGTGTCagcgtctggaggagcccacaAAAGCCCCCTAGGTGGCGTGTGGCAGCCCCCTCGGTTGTGTGTAGCATTGTCCGTCGCTACAGACATGTTTGAGTTAATGTTTGGATCTGATTGCGATAAGTGCCGGGCTATAATTCTATTTATTTGACATAAGAAAATGCATTTGGCATGTTCTTATAGTAGAAGGGGACTATTGCAGGCAGGGTTGTAACCCTGGCTAACATAATGTTGCTCCGCAACGAACGAGAGCATGAGGACGAGAGCAGGTgtaagaaacacaaacacaaggtcAGGATAGGGTTCGAAAGGGATATTACAAATGGAATGAGATATATTACTATCGAGGCCACCCTGGTTATTAAATTGACAActgggaaagtgtgtgtgtgcgcgcacacacacacacacacacacacacacacacacacacacacacacacacacacacacacacacacacacacagttctgtaGAGCAATATCAAAATATCAAGGAACATTTGTTCCTGCAACTTTGAACACATTCGTTATATCATCGTCCAACAAAATACAGTATCTACgtgtgtcattaacttgcactGAATGTCTTATCCTCTAAGGATGCAGTCTGCTTAGCCGCGAGTAACTGCGCTAGGCACTCCGTACTCATTTTTATCATCATGataaaatggtaacatgtggcTATGACCAAGAGCTAAAAGCCCACTGGTCAGTAGAGGTCGGAGTGAATGTAGGACAGAACATGGAGGCCCGGTTGCCGTTGAGGAGGGCGCACGGCGACCCTCAGCCAATAGTGAGCGAGCCCCTCTGGGCTCCAGCAGTATAACCTTCAAGTGGAGTGGAGGGCTGATGTCCGCACTATGGTAAAACACAGGACAGAGCGGACATCCCGACCACAGCCCACGCTGTGCCATCATTGGTAGGGTAGCCCTATGTTGCTGTACTTGTATTCTGACGAATTAACGGCTGGGCTATTATGACAATACGTTTAACATTTGTGGGGGGAAAAGATAttacaaaacaattaaaagctATTATTTATAGATATGCACTGGTAAGGATATTTCTTACTGGTACAAAGCTATGCCTTACTGCTGTTTCTACAATAGGTTACAAGCTCCTATTAGCGTTTACATTGCTTTATGTAAGAAGTGCATATTAAGCCAAATTAGCGTTACCACAAAGATCTACTTAGCATCCTTGATGGATTTTTTTGAGTAGTACAATGGAGTTTAAATCCATTGTACTATGTCGCTTTCTTGGTTGTCTTAACCTGCTGATTCCTAGGCTGTAGTTATACAAGGCACAACACCTTCTATCTGAAGGGAATGATAATGAAAGATGTAATGCACGTTATTACTTTATTCCTGTTATTGGCAAAATCTCAGAAGCCAACAATGCATCACATGGATACAGGCTCAGATAAATCCGATGGCAATGGGATTATTTTAGAAATATGCATTGAAATGGAGCAAAAAACACATTGCGtggtataataaataaataacataagtACTAATCATAAAAGGCAgggaattctttttttttattattgctttTTATTTGACCTAGTCATTTTAAGATTCTGTCATTTCTATCTGCTTGAAGACTAATGCTTCAAATGTATTATAATGTGAATCCTTTTGAGAGCAGTTTCGGTAGAAAAGTGTATACATTTGGCTTACTACGATAGCTGATGCTcccgaaaaaaacaaaacacggGAGATAAACGCAACCGGATGACCAACAGGTCCTATGGTAGAAGGGGGAATCGATCAAATTCGGATGAGAATAGAAGCCAAAACCAAAGCCAAACCCAGGCTGGGTGGATGAGTAAAGTAAGTAGGTTAAGTCAATCTGTATAGGCTATATTTATCATATCAGCTCATTAAAGTAGCGCAACACCCTAAAACACTGTTAAAACGTGTCTAGCCTATTTGGTTAAACATACAGAAATAACAAATAGAGGAAGAAAAATAATACGGTGTGggtgcaaaaaaataaatattttagcCGTGCACATATTATTGTGCTGAGGCCCATAACGATTTCAATATAGTTATATTAGCAAAGACCATTTAACTGTCTGAGCAAGAGAGAGGCGACGTGGACACGCTGTGCACGCCTATGGATTGGTGGTTATTCAGCTCTAATTTAGTAACAGAAACGAGCTAGACTGCCGCAGGGTCCAAAGCCTGAAGGGCTTATGAGCGAGTCTAGACACGTTGACTGTTAAACGAGGTAGGACAATATAGCCTGAATGGACTGATCACGGCGTCTGACCCTTAACCCGTTTGTCACCGTGTTGTTGTTGATCAAGATCTTAGCGGCAGTCGCAATGCAATTTTATATTTATAGACCTTTCCTTTGACCAGATCATAGATAAACAGGAAGTAAAACCCAATAGTGCGGCGTTATCAATCGATATAAGACGTCTCCATGATTTGCTTATTTTTTAGCTTTGTGTTTGGCCTTTCAACTTCTCTCATGGGCTTGCACCCAGCTATTCGCACACGTAAAGTTAGAAACGCCAGGCCAACATAAGCATGATTCACATGCAAAAACGAAAGAGAGCTCACTCACTGCTCATCCACCCGTGGCTGCTGAATCAGTTCAGTGCGCAACAATTGACCATGTTAGCCTCTTGCTCCTCGATAACCCCCGTGAAACGTTAATGACACCAGCATAGCAATGCGCTTTGAACAGGCTACACAATTATAAATCTTTGTATATATCCGGGCACTATAATACTTGTATACTAAAAAATACATCacaaaataattgcatttgtaACAAAAAGATTGGAGTTGTTACGCATACCACAGTATAACATCGCATGCAAGCAAGTGCGCCAGGCTCGCTGAAAAAAGTCAACTGCGCCAGACATGTTCTTACCTGGGCATGTcacacaaatcacattcaaatTTCAACGTCTCCTCGTTCATGTGCGGCTGTCTAATAACTCACTAGCCTGCTGTGTCAAATCGTAATTTCCGTCAACACCGATTCCACCAGCTAGACGTTTTCTGCGGTGAAAtgtaatatttaaaaataaccAAAACAAGATCGACGCGTGGCTCACGACGGAGTCGCTCGTAGATCAaagtgggagagagcgagcctGGGGGAGATCCGTTCCCCAATTGCTCGGTAGTCACagattccacacacacagaatcaaaaTTTAAGGGAGGGCAaaatggagagggaggagttcgagagaaaaaaaaaaattggacaaGGATAGAGCAGTAGTATGAGCAAGAAGACGAACCGTTTAGTCTGTCATGACGCAAGGACATGGGAAGGGGAGCCAGGTGGATCCTTCGAGTACCAGTACCGTTGTCTTTGAACTGGATTTCCAAATATGTAGTTCACGATAGACGCTTCAATCTATATGCTTCACTAACCCTTCTGCAGCAGTAACTCCAACCAGTTTTTACCTAGTCGataaattaaaacattttaaaggCGGTTTGTGGGGATATTTTATAACGCTTGAGGAAGAAAACGCACGAAATCACGATTGGTTCTTACATTTAGGTTACAAACAAGTATTACCGTGTGCCTTGGATGGATTGGATGGATATCGTTATATGGCTAAGGTTTTATTTTAACCAAACTTCTTTTACCTGCTGGGGTCATTTATATAGCTTTAAAATGTACTATACCGGCCCCTGCTGGTACTATAAAGTATAAAACATGAATATGGATCAGAATGAGCACAGCGTAGTATtttgtttctattttttttatataaaatattaggacacatacaaacattacATATGCACATAACATCGATAGTTATGTTATGCATTGaggtaagtataaaaaaaagcaaaactGCTTTTGTCATTGGTCACATGGATGATTGATAAGTCAGTTTAGCCTACAACACatgcagtaaaaaaaacaattatacaATTTATCGTTTTGAAAAGAAAGTAACCATTTCATTCTTTAGCGTACCATTTGACTAATTAAAATGATTCGGGACTATGATTGCCAATAAACTTCAGGCAAGGCTTAAAAAAGGTCTAATTTGCGGTAATTGCTCTACCTTACTATACCTTCAAATCCCCCAAAGATTAGCAAAATTAtctgaaaaaaatacaatacagaaaaaaatacaatctggatcaataaataaatgtgcGTTATCATCATTAAGGACTGACTATTGTGAGACAGAAAAATAAACTTACATTTAGACTTGTGACCACTGGGGTTAATGAGGCAAACATGGCAAAATaattaacaaaaataaagaTTAAGACATCCTACTTAGTATCATTCCATTGAACCTTCCCGAAAGGCCTTTTCCATGATTAGTTTCTCTAGTCTAGATCCTTACCTAAACACAACCACCTCCTTTTACTGAAACCATTGCAACCATGGTTACCCTAAAACATAATACCCATCGTTAAATACAGTCCTAAATGAGCCGTACATATAATGCCTCATATCGGCCACGCCTCTACCGACGCCTCCACTACCACTGCTCCACATTGTCCGTGTAGTCTTCCAGGGTGCCGTTCTCCTCCAGGTCCCACCAGTCGGGCAGCAGCCCCTCCGCCTCCAGGGTTTCCCCGCCgccctccaccatctcctggGTCGACTGGCTCCGGGTGACGGGGCGGATGTCCGCCCGGCGCGGGGGGGTCGTCTCCTCGGTGGGCCTCAGAGGCCTTCCCGGcctggcggcggaggaggaggagagcctccCGCGgagccgcctcctcctctcctgctgcctcctctcccgtgcctgcctcctctcctgctgCCTGGCCCGCTGGAAGCGCTGCAGGAAGAGGTCGCGGGCGTACTCGTACAGCTCCACGTCCCAGCGGTTCAGCCCGCGGATGCGCCGCTGCGTGTCGAGGGCCACCTCCACGCTGGCGGCGCGGGTTCCGTTGAGCTGCGTGAACGGCGCGATGAAGGCCAGGCGGAAGGTGCGCTCGAACAGGTACTGGGTCTTGCGCTGGTACTCGGTGAGGCCGAAGAAGGCCATGCCCCGCAGGTTACGCTTGGCGCTCTCCAGGAGAACGGCCGAGCGGTCCTCGTCGCCCATGGCCGACACGTTGTAGCAGCCCACCAGGCTGAGGTCGGCCAGCATGCGGGTCTGCCGGTTGTTGGCCAGGTTGTAGGGGCAGTCCATGAACTCCTGCAGGGTGCAGCCGGACCAGTCGTCTCCCAGGTAGCAGCTGGGCAGCTCCGACAGGGTGGGCGAGTGGCCGTCGCATACATGCAGGGAGGCCTTCCAGGTGGCTCCGCGCTGTACGTGGCGCCACTCGCTCAGGTAGCGCCACACCGGGTCCCGCAAGATTGTGATATAATAGTAGTTCCTCCTGGAATATTTCAATTAAATGTTTGCGTCAGGTTTCGTATGTcagtttttttttgcaaaacagGCCAAACCGTACATAAAACAAGTAAGAGTCAAAGTAATTTTCTGAAGTTCTTATTTAGGATCATCCCTCATATTGGTTACATCTTACCTTGGAATTGGTGTTTCGGGGGCCTCGTGTGTATCCATCCGAGTGGGAACGCAGTTAGTGAGCTCGGTCCAGTCCGCATGGAGCCCGCAGCTCCAGCCGGTGGAGAATCGGGAGAAGAGCCATGTCTCCTTTTTACCTGGCCGGAGGCACGTGCATTTCTTTTGACCTGCATGACACTCGCATGGCCTCTCCAGTTGGATGTTTCGCACCAAATGGCGCCCAAACGTGGTTCCTCCAGTTTTTTGGATGTGCAGAAAAACGATTACGTCGTCCCCCTTAATGTTAAAATCTACAGCACGACTTAGGTCGGCTTTTGTAAAGTTAAAGCGAGGGACAAAGCGAACCAGGGCATTGTCCTCGGAGATATACGGGTCCTTTGGGGATCCGTCTTTACCGTCACCATTTCGGTATGTTATGGCATCACTAGCACTGTTGGACTTGAAAATTGACCCAATGCGCAATATCTGGCAATCAGAGGTACCCGGACAAACATACTGAAGAACTATGACGCCGAAGAGCATTAACATGAGCAAGACGATCAAGAGGCGGTGGCTGTGGCTGGACTTTTCATCCATCTTCTCGAGAAAAACAGATAATCATTACTCAAGCGGTCAGATCCCCTGCCCGAGCTGGGGAAACTAAATGTAGTTTGTTTTGCTAGCGACCCTTCCAGCTAGCTACAATGGTCgccaccaaaacaacaacaataagatCGCTAACACAATTCACTACCATTTGCTAACCAGACCATAAAGTGATAGCGCAGTAGCAAAGAAAACGTTTAAAGTAAGATTATCTCCAGTTACGATTGTAATTTAATACAAGTAAAACACCGCTGTGTTATTTCTTGAAGCAACAcgtaaaaaatatttgttgggAAGTATCCCAGTGTCCCACCGCTACCGATCCCGATCCTTGACCTTTCTTTCCCAGCAGTCACTGCGCTAAAAGTGGGAGTAGAAATTACGTCATGAAATCTCATCGTCACGGGTTAATGTTTTATTACCAGAATTGAAATCTCCGGTTACTTTTATAATCTATTAAATAAAGGCGCAACAATTATTTCGATTACAATCAAATGTCATCGGTTATCGCAGTCTGCAAATGTATTTGGTATTATGCCAAGGAGTGACGTGTTGTTCAGACgccgaaatagctcagttgggagagcgttagactgaagatctaaatgtccctggttcgatcccggGTTTCGGCAGACCATTTTGTAGATACTTCAACTTTGATTAAATGCCGGGCTGCTCCCAGCATCACTTGTACAAAAAGGTGCCATTTTAGAATCTGCCTAACTTCAAACAGAAAAGGTAATCTAAAATCGTCCAAGCAGTCTGACATCAACACACATAACCAAGAACACCCGGGATGTGGGGTTAAGTACTGTAAACATAATTACAATTTGACCAGCTAGATTATGTCATCGGCACTTATACACAAAataagattatatatatatatatatatataattaaaatatggtGATCTAAGACTAAATTATGACCATATCAATTATATTACGTCTGTCTCCTCCGGCCTAATGCCATGAATATATTATTTGAATACAACCTCCCACCATCACATGGGTTTTGTTGACGGAAACGCATCACCAAATTATGGAAGATGCTGACTTTGATTGCTTTTTATTTGAGTAGTTTGAAGAGGCTATATTTAGTTTGCACTCCTAGATCATCATATTCCGGATGTATTGTATAGTATATCGTGATTATGTACTACAATTCGTGTGGTTATATCAGTGGCTTGTAATCTTGTGTGGGATGGGCTTGTGTCACTTGTGTTGCATGACacgaaaataaacaacaacatcaccGAGCCATTCGCATTCAACCTAAATGTCTTGAATGTGAAGTTTAGCTTTTAGGCATGAggcacaaatacaaatacagaaaAGGAACAAATCTTGAATTTACATTATTCATGCAAGTCATTAAATGAAAAGACATTTGCTTAAATATTGACAGTCTTTATTTCAACAAGACTAGGAAATGATGCTTAATATACCTTTTCTCTTACAATTTAACATCTACCTCATCTTGTTTCCCACAACATTTAGGAAGTACTCCGACAAGTAAAAATCTCATGAACTGTTATAGCCTCTTTAAGAGACCTCTAAAAAGGTTGCTCAATATTTACATTGTTTTTTCTCCTTTAACTCTTGTTCAGTCACTCCATTCTCTCCGCTCCTCAGTGTACGAGTACAACTTTCTGTCCTTGAGGGCCACAGGCAGGCGGAAGGCTTCCCCCAGCCAGCTCCCCGCTGGTTCACATGAACAAGTCAATCCTTAACTTACATCCACTGGGGGAAATGTGACTGCCCTGGCCCGCAAGCACAGACATTAACTATCGCTACCCAGAACATCCCCTCGCCGCTTTTGGGAGAGATTCATGCTTCGTTACTTACAGATCCGGCTCCCTCTCACAAACAACTACAATATGCACATGCCCTTGCAGAAATGTTGGTGGGTCATGGGAACGTAGGCACGGAAACATTCTAATGAGAGGGCCCGACCACCGAACCAACCTGTCATATCAAGACGTTCTGTGATGGGTTGCATAGGTGTTTCTGCTGCTTGGTTGTTTTAAATTCTCCCATCCCTCCCAGCTGGATGGGAGAGTCCTTAACTGGTTTCATTCACATTCTCTCCCTTTCCGTTGGGATCAATGGAATAAAACCGTAAAAAGTCTAAACAGATTTTCTCTATTATTTTAACCTGCATTAAATACAATGCGTTGATTCAAAATGTCTAACAAAATGTCTTATGCCAGCACTTTTCAATCTTCATGTATCATTTTTATCTGAATGGTGGATGCATGTGGAATACTGTAAGTTTTAGCTAATTTTGTCCCTTCTGGAAGCACTTTTGCAAAGGCATCGCTTAACAAAACATGCATAACTTACTGTACACAAAAAGCTATTTTCGGCACCACGTAATGTGAGAGGTGAAAAGACCCGGGCAATGAAACTGACAGGAtatcaatttaaaagaaaaaccttACATTGTTCTTGCCACTTGGCTACAAGTGCAACCTAGTACAAAAACACCTTGAAGCGTGATCAAGCAGACAACAAATACAAGAGACTGCATTGACTAGTCATTAAAACCTacattctttttttgtttgtttgtttagccTTTAAGAATTAGTTGACAACGTACCAAAGGTTTTTCAACCTCACCGACACCTGTATCGGATCCGCTCTGGTGGAAGTCATGATTAAACGTCAACCGGTTCCACATGTTCATTTGGAATGGCATGACGTGAGCACCAAAGGCTTTCAGAAAGGAGTCCATTTACACTGAAATCACCTACAGAGGTACACTTGTGTATACGGGGGATGGGAAAAGGGGGGCAGAGGCAAA
The DNA window shown above is from Gadus chalcogrammus isolate NIFS_2021 chromosome 10, NIFS_Gcha_1.0, whole genome shotgun sequence and carries:
- the hs6st2 gene encoding heparan-sulfate 6-O-sulfotransferase 2, yielding MDEKSSHSHRLLIVLLMLMLFGVIVLQYVCPGTSDCQILRIGSIFKSNSASDAITYRNGDGKDGSPKDPYISEDNALVRFVPRFNFTKADLSRAVDFNIKGDDVIVFLHIQKTGGTTFGRHLVRNIQLERPCECHAGQKKCTCLRPGKKETWLFSRFSTGWSCGLHADWTELTNCVPTRMDTHEAPETPIPRRNYYYITILRDPVWRYLSEWRHVQRGATWKASLHVCDGHSPTLSELPSCYLGDDWSGCTLQEFMDCPYNLANNRQTRMLADLSLVGCYNVSAMGDEDRSAVLLESAKRNLRGMAFFGLTEYQRKTQYLFERTFRLAFIAPFTQLNGTRAASVEVALDTQRRIRGLNRWDVELYEYARDLFLQRFQRARQQERRQARERRQQERRRRLRGRLSSSSAARPGRPLRPTEETTPPRRADIRPVTRSQSTQEMVEGGGETLEAEGLLPDWWDLEENGTLEDYTDNVEQW